TGGTGGTTTGCCGCTGTGCGGCGAAAGGTCCTTGCGCGGTTCCTGGAAGACCCGATACAATCGCGTTCCGAAGCCTTGCCCGAGGAGTTTGCTCCTTCACCTGCTTTCTTGACTTCGCTCACCGCAGCGCAGTTTGATTTTCGGAGTTGTTATGAGTACAGCCAAACTGACTTTGGACGATCGGCAGTTCGACTTGCCCGTCACCTCGGGTTCGGAAGGGGAAGTGGCGGTCGACATCGCCAAGCTGCGCTCTTCCACCGGTGGGGTGATCACCCTCGATCCCGGATACGGCAATACCGGTTCCTGCGAGAGCGCCATCACCTTCATCGACGGTGAGAAGGGCATCCTGCGCTACCGCGGCTATCCGATCGAGCAGATCGCCGAGAAGGCCGATTTCCTCGAGGTCAGCTATCTGCTGATCTACGGTGAGCTGCCGAACCAGGAGGAGTACGACGCCTTCCGCCACAAGCTGACGTACCACAGCTTGCTGCACGAGGACATGAAGAAGTTCTTCGAGGGCTATCCGCCGACGGCCCATCCGATGGCGATCCTGTCCTCGATGGTGGCCTCCCTGTCGGCCTACTACCCGGAGGGCGAGGACGAGAGCGACGACACCAATATCGTGCGCCTGCTCGCCAAGGCCCACACCATCGCCGCCTTCTCCTACAAGAAGACCATCGGCCATCCCTTCATGTATCCGCAGAATCACCTCGATTACTGCTCGAACTTCTTGTACATGATGTTCGGCGTGCCGGCGGAGCCCTATGTGGTGCCGGAGGTGTTGCGTGAGGCCCTCAACCTGCTGCTGATTCTGCATGCCGATCACGAGCAGAACTGCAGCACCTCGACGGTGCGCATGGTGGGTAGCAGCGAAGCCAATCTGTTCGCTTCGATCGCCGCCGGAGTGAGCGCCCTCTGGGGGCCGCGCCACGGGGGCGCCAACCAGAAGGTGATCGAGATGCTGGAGCAGATCCAGCGCGATGGCAGCAACTACCGCAAGTACGTCGATCGGGCCAAGGACAAGCGGGACGAGTTCCGCCTGATGGGCTTCGGCCATCGGGTGTACAAGAATTTCGATCCCCGGGCACGCATCCTCAAGGCCACCGCCGCCAAGGTGCTCGGTGAGCTCGGTGTGGTCGATCCGTTGCTCGAGATCGCCAAGAACCTCGAGGAGGTGGCGCTCCACGACCCCTACTTCGTCGAGAAGAAGCTCTACCCCAATGTCGACTTCTACAGCGGCATCATCTACCGGGCGATGGGTATTCCGACGAACATGTTCACGGTGATGTTCGCCCTCGGCCGTCTGCCGGGGTGGATTGCCCACTGGCGCGAGATGCGGTCGGCGCCCTACAAGATCAACCGACCGCGGCAGATCTATACCGGCGAGACGGAACGCCCCTACGTGGCCCTCGCCAAGCGCTGAGCGCTGCCCGGAGACCGTCGCCGTGCTCGATCGTCCACTCCAGCTCTTCAACAGTCTCGGACGCGAGCTCCAGGAGTTCAATCCGGTGGTACCGGGGCGGGTGGGGCTGTACACCTGCGGCCTGACGGTCTACAACTACGCCCACATCGGTAACCTGCGGGCCTATCTCTTCACCGATACGCTGCGCCGGGTGCTGCAGTGGAAGGGCTACGACGTCAACCACGTGATGAACATCACCGACGTCGGCCACCTGACGTCCGACGCCGACGAGGGCGACGACAAGATGGAGCTGGCGGCGGAGCGCCGCGGCAAGACCGTCTGGGAGCTGGCGGAGTTCTACACCGGGGCGTTCGAGAAGGATCTCGTAGCCCTCAACATCCTCGCGCCCTCGGTGTGGTGCAAGGCGACGGATCACATCCAGGAGATGATCGCCTTCGCCCGCCGCATCGAGGACAACGGCTTCGGTTACCAGCTCGAGGACGGTCTCTATCTCGACACCTCCCGGGTGAGCGACTACGGTGCTCTCGCCCAACTCGACCTCGAGGGGCAGCAGGAAGGGGCCCGGGTCGAGACCAAGGAAGGCAAACGCCAGGCCTCCGACTTCGTGGTGTGGCGACGGTCGCCGGAGGACTCGAAGCGGCTGATGGAGTGGCACAGCCCGTGGGGTGTCGGGGCGCCTGGCTGGCATCTCGAGTGCTCGGTGATGAGCATCAAGTACCTCGGTCACCACTTCGACATCCACACCGGTGGCATCGATCACCGGCAAGTGCATCACTGCAATGAGATCGCCCAGAACGAGGCTTTCCTCGGTCGCGGTTGCTCGGCGGTCAACTACTGGATGCACAACGAGTTCCTCACCTTCGGTGAAGAGGCCGAAAAGATGTCGAAGTCGACCGGCCGCTTTCTGCGCCTGGCGACCCTGGTCGACTGGGGTATTCATCCCCTGGCCTACCGGCACTTCGTGTTGATGGCGACCTATCGCCGGCCGCTGGAGTTCTCCTTCGAGGCCCTGGTGGCGGCGAAGAACGGTCTCGCCCGCACTCTGCGGCGCGTCGCCGCCATCCGGGAGGAGGCCGGCGAAGTGGCCGGCCTCGAGCTCGCCGCCGAGGTGCGCTTCACCCAGGGCGGGCCGCTGAGCTACTTGCTCGAGCAGTGGATCGAGCCTCTGAGCGAAGCCGCTCGCGGCTACGTCGAGCGCCTCGACGAGTCGGTGTCGCGGGACCTCAACACGCCGCAGGCGCTGGCCCACCTCGGCGAGCTGCTGGCCGACGACGCCCTGGAGCCGGCCGATGTGCTGCGCCTGGTGGCGATCTACGAGCAGGTGCTGGGCCTCGGCCTGCTGACCACCGCCGCCGCCGATCTCAATTTGCGACCGGCGGCCGCCAGCCTCGCATCGTCCGAGGTCGACGCTCTCTTGGTGGAGCGCCAGGAGGCGCGCGCCAGCCGTGACTTCGCGCGTGCCGACGAGGTGCGAGATCAGCTTCAGGCCGAGGGCGTGTTGATCCACGATTCGCGCGACGGCACCACCTGGGAGTGGAGCCCGCGGTCGGATTAGTCCTTCCGCCGGAAGCGGCGGTACAGCTTGTGGCGCAGCCGTTCCATGCGCTCCTGCATCGCCGGCCAGCGCTGCAGTCCGCGGCGGATCCAGCGATGGATGGTGCGACTGACCACCGAGAGCAGGGCCAGCCCTGCGGCGATGGTGAGGACACCTTGAATCCCCGGTAGCACGAGGCCGGCGATGCCCACGATCACCAGGGCCCAGCCGGCGGTGAACAGGACGATCCTCATCCCGGGCGCGATCTCGCTGCCCAGCGGGCTTTCCGGTGGATTCGGCTCCGGCTCTGGGGGCGTGGTTTCGGCCATGCTGTTCTCGTTCACGCCTCTTTTACGCAGCAACTCGCGGGGTCGGTTGACAAAAGGGACTAAATTGGTCCAGAATCGCTTCACTCTTTTGAGATCGAATCTCAAGAAGGCAGGGGAGTCGAAAATCATGGCCGACGAACGAGAAAGACAGCGATTTCTGTCGGGCCTGCGCCAGCGCGGCATGCGGGTGACATCGGAGCGCTTGGCGCTGTTCGACGAAATCTTCACCCTCCATGGACACATCGATGCCGAGCATCTGGTCAAGACTCTGAAGGCCCGCGGCGCCAAGATCTCGCGCGCCACGGTGTACCGCAATCTCGAATTGCTGGTGGATTTCGGCTTGGTGCATCGTCATCGCCTCGGAAGAAATCGCTTTCTCTACGAGCACGTCCACGAGGGGTTGCGTCACGACCACCTGGTCTGCGCCGGCTGTGGTCGCGTCGTCGAGTTCGTCAGCCCGGGAATCTCAGCCCTCCAAGGCGAGATCTGCCGCGCCCACGGTTTCGCCGCTTCCCAACATAGCCTGCAGATTACGGGAATGTGCCTCGACTGCGCCGATTCCGGAGATCAACCCCCGAGCCCTCGGCCGGCCGAGGAAGCGCACCATCCTGCGCCGGCCGTCGCCGCCCTCGGGGGTGCCTGAGGAGCTCGATCTCCGCGAGTGACCCGCTGGTCCCGCCCGGGATCAATCTCCTCGCGGTCGGTTCGGCGTGAGATCACTGAAGTCCGCCACGATTTTCGAGTATATACAGGTCGCTCCGCATGCATCGGTACTGCCGCTGGATCTTTGCGTCGCCTGGTCGAGCCGTCATCGCCGACCGTGGCTCGCGCCCGTTCGTTGAGTTGCTCCGAGGTCGCTGCCTGCGGCCGACGAAGGGCTTCTTTTCCGTCTTCCAGTCTCCGGCCTTTCGGCCCGCCACCCGCCGCGGGTGATCGGGCTGATCGCTGGGACTTCCGAGAACCGAGTTACGATGGGCCCGATGGCCCCTGGAGGACTCGCCTTGAGAGCTTTGAGTACCCTGATTGTTTTGATGCTTGCCCTGCTCGCCGGCTGTGCCGGCGAGGCTCCGCCGGAGCCTGTGGTCGAAGAACCGGTGACGGTCTACTCGGGACGCAATGAGAACCTCATCGGCCCGCTGCTCGACCGCTATCGCGAGAGCACCGGTCGCGAGGTCGAGGTGCGTTACGGCAAGACCGCCGAGCTGGCGGCGACCCTGCTCGAGGAGGGTGATGCCTCGCCCGCGGATGTTTTCATCTCGCAGG
This window of the Acidobacteriota bacterium genome carries:
- a CDS encoding PGPGW domain-containing protein encodes the protein MAETTPPEPEPNPPESPLGSEIAPGMRIVLFTAGWALVIVGIAGLVLPGIQGVLTIAAGLALLSVVSRTIHRWIRRGLQRWPAMQERMERLRHKLYRRFRRKD
- a CDS encoding citrate synthase, translated to MSTAKLTLDDRQFDLPVTSGSEGEVAVDIAKLRSSTGGVITLDPGYGNTGSCESAITFIDGEKGILRYRGYPIEQIAEKADFLEVSYLLIYGELPNQEEYDAFRHKLTYHSLLHEDMKKFFEGYPPTAHPMAILSSMVASLSAYYPEGEDESDDTNIVRLLAKAHTIAAFSYKKTIGHPFMYPQNHLDYCSNFLYMMFGVPAEPYVVPEVLREALNLLLILHADHEQNCSTSTVRMVGSSEANLFASIAAGVSALWGPRHGGANQKVIEMLEQIQRDGSNYRKYVDRAKDKRDEFRLMGFGHRVYKNFDPRARILKATAAKVLGELGVVDPLLEIAKNLEEVALHDPYFVEKKLYPNVDFYSGIIYRAMGIPTNMFTVMFALGRLPGWIAHWREMRSAPYKINRPRQIYTGETERPYVALAKR
- a CDS encoding Fur family transcriptional regulator, producing MADERERQRFLSGLRQRGMRVTSERLALFDEIFTLHGHIDAEHLVKTLKARGAKISRATVYRNLELLVDFGLVHRHRLGRNRFLYEHVHEGLRHDHLVCAGCGRVVEFVSPGISALQGEICRAHGFAASQHSLQITGMCLDCADSGDQPPSPRPAEEAHHPAPAVAALGGA
- the cysS gene encoding cysteine--tRNA ligase, with protein sequence MLDRPLQLFNSLGRELQEFNPVVPGRVGLYTCGLTVYNYAHIGNLRAYLFTDTLRRVLQWKGYDVNHVMNITDVGHLTSDADEGDDKMELAAERRGKTVWELAEFYTGAFEKDLVALNILAPSVWCKATDHIQEMIAFARRIEDNGFGYQLEDGLYLDTSRVSDYGALAQLDLEGQQEGARVETKEGKRQASDFVVWRRSPEDSKRLMEWHSPWGVGAPGWHLECSVMSIKYLGHHFDIHTGGIDHRQVHHCNEIAQNEAFLGRGCSAVNYWMHNEFLTFGEEAEKMSKSTGRFLRLATLVDWGIHPLAYRHFVLMATYRRPLEFSFEALVAAKNGLARTLRRVAAIREEAGEVAGLELAAEVRFTQGGPLSYLLEQWIEPLSEAARGYVERLDESVSRDLNTPQALAHLGELLADDALEPADVLRLVAIYEQVLGLGLLTTAAADLNLRPAAASLASSEVDALLVERQEARASRDFARADEVRDQLQAEGVLIHDSRDGTTWEWSPRSD